In a single window of the uncultured Pseudodesulfovibrio sp. genome:
- the rfaD gene encoding ADP-glyceromanno-heptose 6-epimerase yields MYIVTGGAGFIGSAMVWKLNQMGIDDILVVDNLSTSEKWNNLVGLKYQDYLHRDQFLKFILEGDDPFETEAVVHMGACSSTTELDADFLMENNYRYTQYVCRFCMAHDARFINASSAATYGNGEFGFDDDEDGIDKLRPLNMYGYSKQLFDLWAKGAGLLDKIVCLKFFNVFGPNEYHKDDMKSVICKAHSQILETGKLKLFKSYRDAYPHGGQKRDFVYIKDCVDIMAWFLENRDKGGIFNIGTGTARTWNDLANAVFAAMDREPNIEYIPMPEAIRDKYQYFTQANMDKLKAAGCTVKMTSLEDGARDYVQNYLDKDDRYLRSR; encoded by the coding sequence ATGTATATAGTCACCGGCGGCGCGGGTTTCATCGGCAGCGCCATGGTTTGGAAGCTCAACCAGATGGGCATCGACGACATTCTGGTGGTGGACAACCTGTCCACCAGCGAGAAGTGGAACAACCTCGTGGGGCTCAAGTACCAGGATTATCTGCACCGGGACCAGTTCCTCAAATTCATTCTGGAAGGCGACGACCCGTTCGAGACCGAGGCGGTCGTGCACATGGGTGCCTGCTCGTCGACCACGGAGCTGGATGCGGATTTCCTCATGGAGAACAACTACCGCTACACCCAGTACGTCTGCCGGTTCTGCATGGCTCACGACGCCCGGTTCATCAACGCCTCGTCTGCGGCCACCTACGGCAACGGAGAGTTCGGCTTCGATGACGACGAAGACGGCATCGACAAACTGCGCCCCCTGAACATGTACGGCTATTCCAAGCAGCTTTTCGATCTGTGGGCCAAAGGGGCCGGGCTGCTGGACAAGATCGTCTGCCTCAAGTTCTTCAATGTCTTCGGCCCCAACGAGTACCACAAGGACGACATGAAGTCGGTCATCTGCAAGGCTCACTCCCAGATCCTGGAGACCGGCAAGCTCAAGCTGTTCAAGTCCTATCGGGATGCATACCCCCACGGTGGGCAGAAGCGCGACTTCGTCTACATCAAGGACTGCGTGGACATCATGGCCTGGTTCCTGGAGAACCGCGACAAGGGCGGTATCTTCAATATCGGTACGGGAACTGCAAGGACTTGGAATGACTTGGCGAATGCCGTTTTCGCCGCCATGGATCGCGAGCCGAACATCGAATACATTCCGATGCCTGAGGCGATTCGCGATAAGTATCAGTACTTTACCCAGGCGAATATGGACAAGCTCAAGGCTGCGGGCTGTACCGTCAAAATGACGAGCCTGGAGGATGGGGCAAGGGATTACGTCCAAAATTATTTGGACAAGGATGACAGGTACCTCCGGTCCCGGTAG